In Scomber japonicus isolate fScoJap1 chromosome 11, fScoJap1.pri, whole genome shotgun sequence, the genomic stretch CGACTTCCTCACCCATTCATCTTCagcaattttgttttatttctcaggAGCTATTTTACAAACTCATTTGTCAAGCCACACAAAAGTTTATTGAGCCCTATGTAACCAAGCTTAGGAAAACAGTGGCGAggaaactttattttttatacacaGAGAAGGATCAGAGAAACAACATTAAGTTAGAAAGGTCTCAACGTTATTGTGTTGATGCCAACAGCAGCAAACCTCAGCCACAATCAGATGCATTTTAGTTTCAGAATGAAACTACATTGGGAGCAGTCAAATGTAGTTCCTcatgtttgtgtgggtgtgtgctgtgtgtgcatgctcatTTTGAATTCCCTCTCATCACAGCAGGGTACATGACGTGCATTACAGGCGTTAACCAACAGCCACAATAACAGCATAGAGGAAGAGCTGTGTGAGTTCCAGGGATGTGGTGAAAGTTTCACtcctgagggaggaagaaaagagttCTTATAAAGGATGACGAGTACCTCTTGTTTCAGTCAAGCTGCCATGAGGTGTGTTTGCTGAATGTCATACAGACATTCATTATCACCTCAGGGTgtaaatagtgtgtgtgtgtgtgtgtgtgtgtgtgtgtcattgtgagGGAGAAACTCCCTGTAAACTGATACCACACAGAGACTATCTTTCTTGCTattcaggaaaaaaagaaaggaaaacgagagggaaagagactgagatgttttttcttttctttctggtgACAGACATAAATACCGACACATCATTGGCAACAATAATTGTTAAACTAACATTCTGTATAATGGGGTGTCTGTGATGAACAAAGTGAGTTGCAGAGGGGTAAAGATGAGAAATATAATGGAACTGCATCTGTGGCAGTCTAAACACAAAAAGGTGAAGGTGCAGTAGTGAATTAGTGCAGGGGTAAGATTCTAGGTCTTGGTCTTTTTTATAgaagttgaaatgaaaaatgaaaaacacacagagcaggcagaAATAGAGTGTGCTCACCTCCATGACCCTATAATGGAATCAGCACTTGAGGAGAACAAATATATACAGTTCATCATGATAATTAATTCATGCCATGTCTTTTGCTGTGTTCACCCCGATGACTTTCTAGAGTTAATATTGACATGGGGATATTGCTTTACATGAAGTGTGTTAAAGAATTTGGGTTTTTCTAATGATATTTAATGATTTCCAGACAAAACTCAAATAAGATGTATTACATCTTTGGCAACATCTACTCTgtagttttgtattttgtggTGATGAATAAATGGGTATTGGCGCATATTCAAACAGTACATTTCATCTTGGGTTAGAAACAGTGattgttttgcatgtgtgtgtgcatgtgtgtgtgcgtgtgtgtgtgcgtgtgtgtgtgttcatgtgtgtagcCGGGTAACTTAAGTTATGAGGATTTcaattttttctcttttgttgcaGGATTCTAGGCTCCACAAAAAAGCTATAGTTTTAATCTTCATATACTTTTCAAAGCCAGTATAAActattatgttttaatgtttctcaaattgcatgtttttatgtttaatgtaaagcacattgagttgtcatgtgtatgaaatgtgctatataaataaaactgccttgccttgccttgccttgcctattaCTAACACTCTTTTGCTTCATCCCTTGGAGTTGTAATATTTCCAATGCAAAATTACACCTCTACATGATTGTTGCATTATTTCCAAATCTCACAAGGCCTatttttcaaccaaaatgtaTCTCTGGCATGTCTTGCAGAGAAGCGAGACAGACAGGCAATTGCAAGTTTATGAAGCTTATAAAAGAGGATTCTGGCACAGTGATGTCATGTTAACCTGACTGGGGCGTTCTGCTTTTGTCTGAATAAACAGgcgtgacttttttttttttttttggaaggcCAGACTCTGACCCCAGGCTGGAACCAAGGAGGACATTTGTCTGTTCAAACATCACcacagacaaaacaacacacgCACAGCCAAAAAACtgtgctttttttgtcatttcaggAAAAACATATAAATTCTACTTTGGATTTCAGCTGTCACTACATCCTGGCAGATTAGTCAAATGTGCGTCATCACCTTCAGGAGCAAAAATAAGCTATCATTACTTGAAGACAGTCAGGAACGTTGGCTGGAGTGTTAACCATGAGGGATTGAGCTCAAATTCTTCTCCATgaaaaaactgttaaataaataCTTCTGAATAGACTGTCTccattgatttgtttttctccttgcAAGTGAGGACTGAACATTGCTTAAAACAAAGGTATAGAAGGAATTCTTTAGATTCAGTGATTACATTCTACTTCAAACATCTTGTGAGTGAACCAACTGTTCAAACGGACTAATGTTATCAGCTCACCTAGTAGACCAAAGTTTTGTTTTATGAAATTGTGGCAGCTTTCAATgtataaaatgaacagaaaaggTGGTATTGGTCATAAAACTTGCCTGAAGTATTGTCACTGTTGGTAGGACTACCAGGCTGATAAAATATAACACTTTTTGGCTATCTAACAGGAGACTAGGCTAATCTGCTGCCACTAGCCAAGAGAAGGCACAACTACAGTAAGTGATGCAAATTATGTTAGCTTTATGCTCTTCTCAAATCATCTTTCTGTAACTTGGAACTCATACAGATATTTTTACAGACATCCTAACTCTCCCAAGTCTCCCACATATTGATAGCAGCTCCCTGACGTCCGCAAATGAGATAAAATAtcctggaatctggagcgagcaatGAAGAGCGCGAATGCTCGAGAGTGACAGCCTGTGTGTGATTGATCATGTAGTGTGTGCACGAGaggaagagagtgtgtgtgtgggcagtgACCCCCTCCCCCCGGATGTCTGTTTACACACCTTGTTTTCCTAGCTCAGCATTAGAGGATGTTTGTGCAACTGCTTCAGCTTCGATCCATTTGGTAAAAGAATCTTCATATATCAATTTTTTTCCTCACACTGACCTATTATGTGAGCTTGTATTTAGCATAGTAACTCCATCAATTGAAGAACTGGTAAAGACCTGTTAGCCAATATGTGTAGTGTTTCCATGTATTTTCCTGTAGATCCTCTCTGCTTGGTCTTGCCTCCGTTCTGTTTACTGTGGATACTAAATTACAACTCTACTGTTTTCTTCAGTGACAAACCACTCAGAGTGGAGAATTATGCGCTGCTAAAGAAACAGTCTTGGGGTTACAGGCCATGCAATAAGTCTTGTAGCTCTGCAGCTAATTCGTTATCCATTAAGAAGAAATGAGCCTGTGAAACATGCCGAAATTGGGGACTACAATATAAAGGCAAGCACAATATATGAGTATACTTGCCGTAATTTAGGTGTCCTATAAGGTCTTGTGTTGTGATGTTATGTCTTGTCAtccattttcattatttcacacCAAGGGTGCTTAATATGAAAAGACGGGATGACAGAGAAGGTAAATAAACAATGGTCAAACGTAACTTGATCCTTTCACATGAAGTTAAATCATCCTCCTCCACACTTCAAACACATTACTGAGTGCTTAGAGTACGCATGACTGATATGCATATAATAACACAGTCAAATGGTTTGTATGGACTTGTGTGCCTCTGTAAGCCGTAAAGCAGCTGCCATCTCTTCTCTGACAAGACCCTGAAGTTTCATTATTGGTTCTGACATGAGCGTGCCTCTGAGATGATCGAGTAGAGGGTAAACTTAAAGTTGCACATGAGGCTGAGCTCTTAAAGCCGACAGGATGTTGGATATATTAGGTGATGTCTAAACACCACACTTCATGCCCAAGTCATAGCTTGGGCATGAAGTGTGGTATAAATCAGCCCCCAAATAACAAGCCTTCACAGCCATGTGTGTCCTGCTTACACAGTTACATTTTAGGATCTGGAAAAGATTAGAACGTTCACATTCACTATACGCCATGGGGTGGTTTACGAGGGGTTGAACATTATCATGGAGTGCTAAGCGTCAGAGGGTTAGATCACAACCCATTATTCAAGCTACATTTGAAGCTTAATTTTGGAGAAACGTCTCTAATCTGTGTTTGGACCATAAATAAGACTACTAGGTACAGTCTGCAGGAGGACCATATATTAAGCCATAAATCTGACATGGTTTGTAGCAACCACTtggtcttttatgtttttagcccTCCATAGTTGTACTTTTTCAAAGAGAAATTAAGGTACAGATttttatcaattaaaaaaaaaaaggttgcacTTAATGACGAACCGACAGTGAATGATCACGAAACTGACAAAGTGTTTTACTGTCTTGCAGGTCATCATTTTGGTTTCCAAACCCTCCACTTTAcggttttggttcagtctcacagctctcatcaaCCTCAGCCACAGAAGCCAGCTGTTTCAAAAAAAATGAACCCGCTACTCTATATGCTACCAGCTCaaaaccaaacagcagacagacaacatTAGTATAGTGGAGCATAGCTTAGTTAAgagcaaaacagagctaaaagaagagtgaatattggatgtATATTTATTAGCTGGCCAGAAAAACCTGACTCCTAATGGATGTTGCTGTATGTCTGCTGGATAAGTAGATATGCAACTGATTGCTAACATGTTTACCATATCAGTTTTGTTAggtaataataatgttttgttttgctgtgccGCTCCCAAATGTTCAAAAAATCAATCTGGGGATGTTGTAATTTCATTGGCCATCATTTCATCAGCCTATGTTTGAAGATATTTACcaaaattaaacacaaaaaaagaaaaacattttctcatttaactctAGTTCATCAGTACATGGCTGCACAATTTTTTACTTTGACATTTCTGCCTCCACACAGAATACAACAGCTGTGAAAGGAATTTTGTGTGTGATGCTCAgagcaatgaaaaaaaacattttaaaaattcagCAGTAATTTCTCCTTCCAGAAACAGTGTCCCTGTTTACTCTTGAATGCACAGAGCTGATTGACTTGGCATGaacaaaacccccaaaatacagacaaataaaatgatgtatggatagatatcttttttttccttcttttttttgtaattttgttgaACAGaccctttaaaaacacactgtataTGAATCCCTAGAGGGCATTTGATTATGTTTCTCTTGtctgaaacagaaaatatagtGTACATGGACCATCTGCTCTCAAAGACCCCTATAATATCCTCATTAGCACAGAAACATAAACTTCAGCTTCAGTAAGACCTCAGTTTCTGTTGATATATTCCAGTGCACACAAATAATCTGGGCTCAAAGTAATGTTATCAGGCCTGCGTCTGTGAGGTTAAATAGTCCGTGACTCTGTAAATTGACGTGTGCAAATTGTGTTGTTTGATCCAAATTCAGGTCTAAAGGCCTTTTAACTCTTAATTTTTCCACTCCCTTATAACTGAACATCTGCCCAACATCTGGGCATTACACTTGTCCTCTCATGACAAGAGTGGAGTCATGGGGTGCTAAACTAACCTTATCCTCTGACTTTCTTTATATTCACGCCAAAAACTCCCCATGAGCACATGCAGCTGCTGCTTTCCCCATCTTCTTCATTAATAATTCAAGACCCTTTATTTTCTTCAGTGTGAGTCCTCGTGTGGAATTCCTGCTAGACTGAGGAAAGCAAGCACAGACTTGATTTGGAATTGCACTTATTCTTAAAGCCTGGAAATGGGCCAAAAATAATGTACGTTTTACAGATACAcggtgcagtgtgtgtgtgtgtgtgtgtgtgtgtgtgtgtgtgtgtgtgtgagtgagtgtgtgtgtgcgtgtgtgtgtgcgtgtatgcggGCGTGTATGCGGGCGTGTGCTCCTCCtgtaaaagacatttaaaacatccagTTGTTCTAAATTACTCTCTACCTCTGCAACTCCTCCCTGCTTCATCACTCAAAAATGTTATCTCTCCTCAGCAGAAGGTGTAGAGTAACGTCAAGTTATAAAGCAACACCCAAGTAATCAATTATATTGCCAGCCCATTATCCATGCTTATTAAATCAAACTAAAACAGATGGCCCCATTAAGAAAGCACTGTAACTCATTTACAAACAACACCAGGGCTGAGCTGGACATCAGTATCTAACCTTTGACCACTGAGTTTTGTGAACCTCTGAGGCTTTCCAATACATCTTTTCCCATCACACAGACTTACAGTGTTGCATGTGTTGCTGTTAGTGACAACAAAAAACTGCAGAGAGACAGCAAGTGATTTGAGTGGAATCTATTGGAGTGTGCTTATGCAAAGCTAAGTTTtgattttattcagtgtttgaaTTTGTGTGAAACCTTGGCTCAGTAGTGTGTTTGACACATCCTGTGTTAGATACTAATAATGGAAAAAGAGGAGTAACAAAAGTGAATCATAACTGAGAAActaaaatgagtcaaaacactcatttatgtgtatgcagaaaaaaacagaccGTTGAGTCATGGAGCAGCAGTAGCATGTCATCCTGTGTGTATATCACTGCAGACCTAAACATTTACAGTACTCTACTGTATGGACAGGATAGTTTGGAATAATGCTATggcaatttgttttaaatactgTACAGCATCCCATGTACAGTTCACTTCTATCTCCACTGTGTGTTATAATACCCAGAGTCAGATGTGTAAATTGATGTCCCTTCACCTATGTGCACCTACACAAACAATGACAGATTtgtttagtttagcttagcagaAAAGGATGAGTTGTCCGGTGGCCATACCACAGTTAGctcaaaacaaaaatggaaaaaacaggCAGAGATGGAGCAATCAGATTGCCACATCAGGCAGATGTTGGCAGAGTCCAGCCAAGCCTTgtatgggggaaaaaacatcagTTTTCAGGAAAACACGACAGACAGAGGTGAACACAGCAGGAGCACTATGCGATCAATGCGGTGtcacagggaggaagggagctgGACTGGATaggacagtaacagtaacagatgATTCATTTGATTTGACCTGTAGTAATCCCAGCATAGCTTCCTCTTCTGAGTGACCTCCACTGGCACTGCAACTAGTGACGTCATCAGATATTGAATACACTGGCCAAGATACTGGAAATCTGTCGACAATGATGTAGATGACTGGGAAAAAGGAGAGATTTATGGAAATCCTAAATTGTTCAGGTGTCAGAGATAGGAAGCACACAAGGAAGCaactaataaaacattttgagctCCTGATCTTCATCTAATAAATAAGAAGTTGTTCAAGTACGTGGACATTCTCAGTGTACTCCCTGTACTTTACTCACCAGCAAAATGTCTGGTCCATTTCCCCAGGATAGGAAGGGAGCACTGGGAGGAATCAACATCAACACTTCTCTCCTCCAGCAAGTATGAGTGTTGACCTTGGCAGGGAAGTTCTCGTGGCTGCTGTACGCAGAGGCTTTTCATCCCATGGGAGGAGTGCGTAGGGTAAGGCTGATGATGAGCGGAAAAGGCTGAAGTAGTTGGAACTGGGAGATGATTGCATGGAGGCAAGCTAGGAGTGTTGTCACATATCCTGTGATTAACAGTGGCAGGGTGTTGTCCCTCTCCCAGGAGAGTACAGTAGGTTAAGCAGAGGGGTTAAAGGGGACAAACACTAATGAGTAGTGCAGCTGACCAGACAGAAAATGCCACACCATGCAATTCTCCATGCAGTTGTTTGGAGTGAAGTGACACAGAGATGAACTATTCCTCTTTCACTTTTGTATCAATACATTAGGAAATACACCACTGATCTAAATTCATCTTCTCATCTGACCAtggtaaaaatacaaaatgtgtctttaaagtGGCAGGAATTACAtcactttcttcttctactgtctgaAATGAAGCTACTGTCACATGTATTGAAAAAGATGTATTTGCAGTCACCCTAAAGCCTAGCTTGTGTTACATAACTGAAATATGATTTGCTTGGATTTTTCAGTTACATGACAGCTGGGGTGATGTTATGTTTCAGCTGAATCTGGAtcgttttgtgtgtttgtatatgaatTCAATGCCTCAAAATAAACACTAAAAGTCTTTCTGAAACACAttccagtggagctgctcagctGAAAAACTGTATTTCTAGGCTCTTGAGGCATGGAGGATATTAAATTGTTGGATTATTTAGACAAGAAATCACTGAGGCAAAACATTTTCTCCATATTTAATACATAACAAAACACATGTTACACATTACAATACCAAAGGAATGCCTCTGTTCTTGCAGACATATGCTTGTGTCTCATGTCTTTTCTAATCGCATAGTAAGTCAGTGTAAAAGCATACATGTGTAACCAATCACATGACACAATGAGCTCTATGTCAGCATATCAAACGAGTGTGTTTCTTCCTAAAACAGACAGTAAGAAAACTATGTAACTCAATGTTTATGACACATAAAACATTTGTCTCTTAGTGTCAAGCGGTGACACGGatccacacacgcacatgcacgcacatgcacacaacttTCAAAGATATGCAGTGACGTTTTTGTTATTTGGTCCCTAATAAACACTTGGTTGTTGCACATCACAGCTGCAGCCTTCAGTACATGAGCGCAATAAAGCTTTTCAGTctgtatttggtcataaatgtCTTAACTGTCTGTGGTCTATGTGCTTGACACAGCAGGATTAAAACCACATAAATATGTTTATCATTTGATGATACAAAGCAACGAGACAGTACAGtattcatactgtacatttcagaGGATACGGGAGATACAGCTCAATCTCAGTGGTCCCAGTTGAAGCATTCACACAACAttttggacatttaaaaaatgaaaataaaactctaAAGTTGATTTACACTGTAAATTATTTGTAGGGGATGTTGAAGGACGGAATAACACAGCCTGGCTAGCAGTTTCCCTttgtttctagtctttatgctaagctatgtCAACTGCAAGCCAGCTGTAGCTTCATGTCTAACTGTcagcaagaaagaaaatgagcatAATTCCCCAAAATGTTGAAGTATGACCCACAGAACACACATTCACTAGATAATTCAACGACTGTAGCTGCATGCAACAACTCCAAAttgatttatattaattatCTGAAGGATTGAACTGATGTGACAAAAGGTTATGATTAATAATAAGACAGCAGGACTTGAATACTGAGCCTGTCAGTGGAGTGACTAAAATGATGAGGCAGCATTGTATGAAGTGGAGCAATCCGCAGATATCAGTGTATGAATTACaacatgaaagaggaaaaaaaaacagctaaaacatacataaatacaacttgaaagattaaaaatattACTCTGCTAATACTATCAATGCCCATCAGATTATACACAAAGTCGAGGGAGGATTTTTTGTTTAGCTTCCCTCAAACCCAATGGCAGatttacagacacaaacaaaatacagtCCTACACATAGTCATTATTTTGGCTTTAAAAATGAGTAACGATATTTATATGATTTCAGTTTCAGCTCCATGTAATACAACTTAAGTGCTTTTTCAATCAGTCCGTCAAAGTCGTTATTCACAACTTCACAATTTTCTAGTTACCTCCTCTGTAAAGACAattgctttcttttctgtcttttcattgCCATTTAATATAAAGCATATTGTGATTAGATTGTGATAACGACAAATCAGCTGTAACATATGTTTACATTGCATTATAGTCATAGTTTTAGCAACAGTGTTCAAAAAATGATCATAGAGTAGATTCAGATCAATGGTGGGTTGTCTACAGCTACAGCAGAGTACTCAGCATCGGACATGTTGTTTGTCTCAATGAGGCGTGCCAAGCCCGTCCTTGTGGAGTATTTAAAGATGAAGGCCTTCATGAGGTCATAACGGTAGTTTCTGTTGATGAAGTTGTAGAGGATGGGATTGAAACAGCAGTGGAGCAAGGACAGGCACTGAGTCAGGTGTAAAGCCACATAGATCATATTCTCCAGGCCACAGGTCAGAGGCACCAGACCCAGCTGAGAGAGGGCATCAGCCAGGAGGACGCCGTGGTACGGCCCCCAGCATCCCAGGAAAACTACGATGTAAGCCAGGATCACCCTGCAGCTCACACGACGCTCCTGATCTAATttggaggatgaagaagaagatgagcgATTGAAAGCTCTGGCTAGCAGGGCATAGAACACTGCAATAACTGGGAAGGGGAGAACAAAGCCCAGCAGGGTGAAGCTCAGCTGCACTCCCACCATCCACTCCCTGGGGTTTGCCTCTGGGTACACAGGCCTGCACACCACGGTGTCCCCATGGGATGACTTCACAGTACGCAGGAAGTAAGTGTCTGGCAAGGAGGCAACCAGAGCCAGAAGCCACACCCCCACACATGCTACTGGGCGGATTAGCTTCCTGCGCGTGCCTCCCTCGTTGTCTCCATGCCGCATCACACTTAGGTAGCGGTCCACACTCATGCATGCCAGGAAGAAGATGCTGCTGAAGAGGTTGACAGAGAACATCAGGTGTGTGAATTTACACGCCACTTCACCAAAGGGCCAGTGGCCGTGCTTGTACAGTGAGCTCACCCACACAGGCaaagtgagacacacacacaggtctgcgAC encodes the following:
- the ackr3a gene encoding atypical chemokine receptor 3a; translation: MSLSSSDLEDLWESWGYLNLSEGIGNLSGVDATICVTAFNRSALLYCMCVLYTFICIVGLAANALVLWVNICRQRDSTPRHETHMYITHLAVADLCVCLTLPVWVSSLYKHGHWPFGEVACKFTHLMFSVNLFSSIFFLACMSVDRYLSVMRHGDNEGGTRRKLIRPVACVGVWLLALVASLPDTYFLRTVKSSHGDTVVCRPVYPEANPREWMVGVQLSFTLLGFVLPFPVIAVFYALLARAFNRSSSSSSSKLDQERRVSCRVILAYIVVFLGCWGPYHGVLLADALSQLGLVPLTCGLENMIYVALHLTQCLSLLHCCFNPILYNFINRNYRYDLMKAFIFKYSTRTGLARLIETNNMSDAEYSAVAVDNPPLI